A stretch of DNA from Methylobacterium sp. CB376:
TCCGGCCGGCGCCTGATGCGCGACGAGCGCGTGCGGCCGACCATCTACGCCCTGTCGCTCGCGGTCTACTGCACCTCCTGGACCTTCTTCGGCTCGGTCGGGCTCGCCAGCCATTCGGGCCTCGACTTCCTCACCATCTATGTCGGCCCGGTGCTGGTGATCGGCCTCGGGCACCGGCTGGTGGCACGGGTCGTGCGGATCGCCAAGGCCCAGAACTCGACCTCCGTCGCCGACTTCATCGCGGCCCGCTACGGCAAGAGCGAGCGCATCGCCGCCCTGGTCTGCCTGATCAGCATCGTCGGGGCGATCCCCTACATCGCCCTGCAGCTGCGCGCCGTCGCGGCCTCGCTGCGGGTCTTCCTCGACGCCACGGACGGGCGCGGCGGCGGCACGATCGGCCTGATGGGCGATCTCGGCCTGTTCACCGCCCTGGTCCTCGCCGGCTTCGCGGTCGCCTTCGGGACCCGCCACGCGGACGCCACCGAGCACCAGGACGGGCTGACGCTCGCCATCGCGATCGAGTCGCTCGTCAAGCTCCTCGCCTTCCTGGTCGTCGGCGGCTTCGTGGTCGGCTGGGTGCTGCGGAAGGCGCCGGTGGTCACCCCCGGGGCCCTGCTCGGCGGGACGGCCACCCTGGTCGCCGACACGTCCGGCCCCTGGACGCTGCTGGTGCAGGTGCTGCTCTCGTCCTGCGCCGTGCTGCTGCTGCCGCGCCAGTTCCACATGGCCGTGGTGGAGAACCGGGCGGTGGCGGACGTGACCCGCGCCGCCTGGGCCTTCCCGCTCTACCTCGTGCTCATCAACCTGTTCGTCGTGCCGCTCGCGGTGATCGGCCTGATGATGTTCCCGGACGGGAGCGTCATGCGCGACATGACGGTGCTCGCCCTGCCCCTGGCCGAGCGCGCGGACGGCATCGCGCTCATCGCCTTCGTGGGCGGGCTCTCGGCCGCGACCGCGATGGTGATCGTGGAATCGGTCGCGGTCGCGATCATGATCTCGAACCACCTCGTCATCCCGCTGGTCCTGCGCGGGCGGCCGGGGAGCCAGCGGGCGACCAATCTCGGCGGCGTCGTGCTGGCGGTGCGCCGGGTCGCCATCGTGGTGGTGATCCTGGCGGCCTACGCCTATTCGCGGGTGGCCGGCGAGGTGGCGCTCGCCTCGATCGGCCTCCTGTCCTTCGCGGCCGTGGCGCAGATCGGGCCGGCCTTCCTCGGCGGCCTGATCTGGCGGCGCGGCACCGGCCTCGGCGCGGTGGCGGGGCTGACGGCGGGGCTCGCGGTCTGGGCCTACACGCTGCTGCTGCCGAGCCTGCTCGGCGAATCCGCCAGCCCCTGGGCGCGCGCCTTCCTGGAGGACGGGCCCTTCGGCATCGCGGCCCTCAGCCCCACCGCCCTGATGGGGCTCGACGACCTGCCGCGCCTCGTCCACGGCACGCTCTGGAGCCTCGGCCTCAACGCCCTGGCATATTGGGGCTTCTCGCTGCTGCGGGCGCCGAGCGCGATCGAGCGGCTCCAGGCCGAGGCCTTCGGGCACGAATTCGTGCAGGACGCGCCGCCCCTGCGCCTGTTCCGCGGCACGCTGAGCTTCGGGGAGCTGCGCGCCGCCGTCGCCCGCTTCCTCGGCGAGGAGCGCGCGCAGCGGGCCTTCGACGCCTACTTCGCCGAGCGCGGCCGGATGATCCTCCACCCGGACGCGGTGGCGGGGCTCGGCGAATTGCGCCACGCCGAGCACCTGCTCGCCTCGGCGATCGGCGCCTCCTCGGCCCGGCTCGCGCTCTCGCTGCTGCTCGGGCGGCGCAACGTCTCGCCGCGGGCGGCCCTGCGCCTCCTCGACGACGCCTCGGCGGCCTTCCAGTACAGCCGCGACTTCCTGCAGCACGGCCTCGACCACGCGGGCCAGGGCATCACGGTCTTCGACCGCGACATGACCCTGATCGCCTGGAACCGGGCCTTCGCGGACCTCTACGACCTGCCCAACGACATCATGCGCACCGGCATGCCGCTGGAGGAGATCGTCCGCTACAACGCCGCCCGGGGCGCCTACGGCGACCGCGAGGCGGACGACCTCGTGCGCGAGCGCATCGCCGCCTTCCGGCAGGAGACCGGGCCGCAGCGCCTGCGCCTCTCCCCGAGCGGGCGCGTGATCGAGATCCGGGCCAACGCCCTGCCGAACGGGGGCGTGGTCGCGACCTACACGGACGTCACCGACGCGGTCGCGGCCGAGGAGGCCCGCGAGCGCCTCAACGAGGAGCTGGAGCGCCGGGTGCGGGAGCGGACCGAGGAGCTCACCCGCCTCAACGCCGCGCTGAGCCGCGCCAAGGCCGAGGCCGAGGAGGCCAACGCCTCGAAGACGCGCTTCCTCGCCGCCGCGAGCCACGACATCCTGCAGCCCCTCAACGCGGCCCGCCTCTACGCGGCGGCCCTGGTCGAGCGCGACCGCGCCGCCGACCCGACGCTCGCCGAGAACGTCGACGCCTCGCTGGACGCGGTCGAGGAGATCCTGACCGCGCTCCTCGACATCTCCCGCCTCGACACCGGCGCCCTGACGCCGCAGCTCTCGACCTTCCGGGTCTCCGAGCTGATGCGCCAGATCCGGCGCGAATTCGAGCCGATGGCGCGCGAGAAGGGCCTGGAGCTGCGGGTGATGCCCTGCGGCCTCGGCGTCCGCTCGGACCGGCCGCTCCTGCGCCGGCTGCTCCAGAACCTCGTCTCCAACGCCATCAAGTACACCCAATCGGGCCGGGTCCTGGTCGGTGCGCGCCGCCGCGGCGAGCGCCTCGAACTCATGGTCTGCGACACCGGGCTCGGCATCCCGGCCTCCAAGCGCAAGGTGGTGTTCCAGGAATTCCAGCGCCTCGAACAGGGGGCCCGGGTCGCCCGCGGCCTCGGGCTCGGCCTCTCGATCGTCGAGCGCACCGCGCGGCTCCTCGGTCACCCGATCCGCCTGCGCTCCGAGGTCGGGCGCGGCTCGATCTTCTCGGTCCTGGTGCCGGTCGCCGCCCTGCGGCCGGCCCCGGAGGCCGCCGCGGAGGCGCCCCGCCCGGCGGACGCCGCCCTCTCGGGCCTCTCGGTCCTCGCCATCGACAACGAGCCGGCGATCGTGGACGGCATGGCGCGCCTGCTCGCGAGCTGGGGCTGCCGCGTGCGCACGGCGGGCTCGGTCGGCGAGGCGGTGCGGCGGGTGCTCGCCCCCGCCCCGCCCCCCGACGTGATCGTGGCGGATTACCACCTCGACGAGGGCAACGGGCTCGACCTGATCGCCTCGCTGCGGGCGGCCCTGTCGGCCGACGTGCCGGCGGTGCTGCTCACCGCCGACCGCTCGCCGCCGGTGCGGGAGACGGCCGCGGCGCAGCGCGTCCACCTGCTCACCAAGCCGCTGAAGCCCGCCGCCCTGCGGGCGCTGCTGACCCAGTGGCAGGCCCGGCGGGCGGCGGCCGAGGAACCCTCCGGCTGATCGCGGCGCCGCGCGGCCATCGCCCTCGTCCGGGCGCGCTGGTTCGGCATCGCCGTCCGGACAGCCGATGGCGGTCCTGGCCCGACCTGCTGCCGAACCGGTCGGCGGACAACCGCCCCCTTCACCGGGAGGGCCGCCGGGTCGGCGGCGGCGACGATGCGGAGCCAGGATGCCGGGCGGGACTCCGCCGCGGTCAGTGCCGGACCCACATGATCCGCGCCATCCAGGCGATCTCGGCCGTCGCGATCGAGCGCGCGGCCTCGCCAGGCATCACGGGCGCGAGGTCCGCCACCCGCGCGGTGCGCCGACGCAGCACCGCGCCGACCAGCGCCCCCGTGCGCAGGCTCACCAGGATCCGGTCGCCGCGGCGCATCGGCGCCGTGGCGCAGACCACAAGCACGTCGCCGTCGTGGTAGAGAGGCCGCAGATCGTTGCCCTGAACCTCGATGGCGAAGCAATCCTGCGTGCCGAGATCCGGAAAATCGAGCTCGTCCCAGGCGGACCCGGTCGGGCGGCCGTCCGGCCCGATCCGCCCGGCCACCGCCAGGGCGGCGCTGCCGATCAGCGGCACGACGGCCGCCCCCGCGGCGGCCCGCGGCGAGACGAGCTGCACGAACTCGTCGAGGGTGGCCCCCGTCGCGGCCAGGATCTTGGCGAGGGATTCCGTCGAGGGCCAGCGCCTGCGGCCGTCGGGCGCGACGCGCTTCGAGCGGTTGAAGCTCGTCGGATCGAGCCCCGCGCGCTTGGCCAAGCCCGAGGGGGTCAGCCTGTGGCGCTGCGCGAGATGGTCGATTGCTGACCAAATCCTGTCGTGCGAAAGCATGGGGAGAGTATCTATCACCCGCAATCAGATCTGCGGACCGCTTCGCCCGACACTACTCGGCGTCATCCGAAAGGCAACGCCGCGTGGATGCCGCCCCGTAATAAATCCGGTTTCGCGCGAGAGGCGCCTCGGAATCCTCAGCCATGAGCATGATTTACAAGATCTGCCCGGCCCCGCTGTGGCGGGACGCGCAGGCCGCCGGCCGCTTCCTCGGCGCCCCGGTCGACCTCGCGGACGGGTACATCCACTTCTCCACCGCCGCCCAGGTCGCCGAGACCGCCGCCCGGCATTTCGCCGGCCAGGATGACCTCGTCCTCGTCGCGGTCGCGGCGGAGGATCTCGGCGAGGCCCTGCGCTACGAGCCCTCCCGGGGCGGCGCCCTGTTCCCGCACCTCTACGGGCCGCTGCCGCTCGCGGCGGTCCGCTCCGCGGTGCCGCTCCGGCTCGGACCGGACGGGCGCCACCGTTTCCCCGCGGACCTGGAGGGCTGACACGCCTTGCTCGCCAGCCTGTTCCCCCTCGCCCGGCCCGTTCTCCACGCCCTCGACGCCGAGACGGCCCATCGCCTGACCCTGCGGGCGCTCGCGCTCCTGCCCCCCGGACCACCGCCCGCCGACGACCCGGCCCTGGCGGTCGCGGCCTTCGGCAGGCGCTTCCCGAACCCGGTCGGGCTCGCGGCGGGATTCGACAAGGGGGCCGAGGTGCCGGACGCGCTCCTGCGCCTCGGCTTCGGCTTCGTGGAGGTCGGCGGCGTGGTGCCGCTGCCCCAGCCCGGCAACCCGCGCCCGCGGGTCTTCCGCCTGCCCCGCGACGGCGCCGTCATCAACCGGTTCGGGCTCAACAGCGAGGGGCTCGCCACCGTGGCGGCGCGACTCGCCGCGCGGGCCGGCCGGCCCGGCCTGATCGGCGCGAATATCGGGGCCAACAAGGAGGCGGCCGACCGGCTGGCCGATTACGTGACCTGCACGCGGGCGCTCGCGGGCCTCGTCGACTTCATCACCGTGAACGTCTCCTCGCCCAACACGCCGGGCCTGCGCGACCTGCAGGGCGAGGCCTTCCTGGACGAGCTCCTGGCCCGGGTCGTGGAGGCCCGCGACGCGGCAGGGGGCGGGCGCCGCGCCGCCATCCTGCTCAAGATCGCGCCCGACATCACCCTCGGCGCCCTCGACGCCATCGCGGCCACGGCCCTGCGGCGCGGGGTGGAGGGGCTCGTCGTCTCGAACACCACGGTGGCGCGGCCCGCCGGCCTCGCGGAGGCGGCGCGCGCCCGCGAGGCCGGCGGGCTCTCCGGCCGGCCGCTCTTCTCGCCCTCGACGCGGCTCCTCGCCGAGACCTTCCTGCGGGTCGGCACCCGCCTGCCCCTGGTCGGGGTCGGCGGGATCGATTCGGCCGAGGCCGCCTGGACCAAGATCCGGGCCGGCGCCAGCCTCCTGCAGCTCTACTCGGCCCTGGTCTATGCGGGCCCCGGGCTCGTCGGGACGATCAAGCGCGGGCTCGCCGCGCGCCTCGCCGACCAGGGCCGGCCGCTCGCCGCGTGGGTCGGCCGCGACGCGGCCGAACTCGCGCGCAGCGCCTGACCGGGGCCGCGTCGCGGCCCGCCCGCGGCCGGCCGGAGGCGGCCGCCCGGGCCGCGGCTCACGCCGCGGGCACCTGCGCGGGCACCTGCGCGGGGCCGGCGGGGGCCGCGCCGGCGGGGGCCGGCCCGAAGGCGGCCCGGGCGAGCCTCGGGTAGAGCAGGCCCTGGCCGATGCCGCGGGCGGCCAGGAAGGCCAGGAGCGCGAGCCACAGGCCGGTATTGCCGAGGCCCTGCACGCCCCCCAGCACCGCCAGGTAGGCGGCGAGCGCCGCGACCATCAGGTTGCGCATCGGCCGGGTCCAGGTCGCCCCGATATAGATCCCGTCGAAGGCGAAGGCCGCCGCGGCCACGACGGGCGTCAGGGCCGCGAAGGGCAGGTAGAGGCGCGCGAGGGCGCGCACCTCGGGATTGGTGCTGATCGCGTCGATGAAGGCGCCGCCCGTCGCCAGGAACAGCAGCGAGACCGCGAGGCCGAAGCCGAGGCACCAGCCGAGCGCGTAGCGGACGGCGCGCCGGAAGGCGCCCTCCCGGCGGGCGCCGAGCGCCTGCCCGCACAGCACCTCCGCCGCGGTGGCGAAGCCGTCGAGGAAGAAGCTGCCGACGAGGAACAGGTTCTGCAGCACGGCATTCGCCGCGAGGGTGAGGTCGCCCGCCCGCGCCCCGAGCGCCGAGAAGGAGCCGAAGGCCGCGATCACGGCCAGGGTGCGCACCATCACGTCGCCGTTGACCGCGAGCATGCGCAGCAGGGAGGTCCGCTCCAGCACCTCCGCGCGGGGGATCCGCCAGGGCCGGGAGCCGAGGCGGCGCAGCACCAAGAGGCCGAGGAGGAAGCCCAGGGCCTCGGCCAGGACCGCCGCCAGGGCCGCCCCCGCGACCCCGAGGCCGAGGCCGAGCACGAGCAGGATCGTGAGCGCGATGTTCGCGACGTTCATGGCGACCTGGAGGGCGAGGCCGAGATCGGTGCGCCCGCGTCCCAGGGTCGAGCCCAGCACGGCGTAGTTCATGAGCGTGAACGGCGCCGCGACGATGCGGATGCCGAAATAGGTCGCGAGGGCCGCGGTGACCGCCGGGCTCGCGCCGGCGAGCGCGAAGGCCGCCTCGCCGAGCGGCCGCTGCAGGGCGACGAGCAGCAGGCCCACGCCGCCCCCGACCGCCAGCGCCCGCGCCAGGGCCCGGTCGATCTCGGCCGCGTCGCCCGCCCCGGCGGCCTGGGCGGTGAGCCCGGCGGTGGCCATGCGCAGCGAGCCGAAGGTCCAGAACAGGTAGTCGAACAGGACGGCCCCGAGGGCGAGCGCCCCGAGGAGCGCGGCATCGCCCAGCCGCCCGATCGCCGCCGCGCCGACGACGCCGAGGAGCGGCGTCGTGACATTGGCGAGGGTCATCGGCAGGGCGAGGGCGAGGACGCGGCGGTTCGTCACCGCCGGGGCTGCGGACGCGTCCATGCGCCTAGCGCCCGCCCGCGAGCAGCCGCGACAGCAGCCAGAGCGGCACGACCACGACGGCGCCGGCGATCAGCCAGGTCCCGGCGTCGTGGAAGGTCGACAGGCCGAGGTCGATGAGCGTGCGCAGCGTGTCGTAGGCGTGGACGTAGAGCGCCCGGGGGGTGATCCCGATCATCGCCATGCCGGCGCCGACCAGGAGCGACAGGAAGACGAGCCGGACGAGGACGGCGGCGGGCGAGCCGCCCAGGAAGCGCCGCAGGTCCGAGCCGGCCCGATGCGCGCCGGACCCGTCATAGGCCCCGCGCGGATCCTGGCCGCCGCGCGGATCGTGCGGCCGCCCGGGCGGAATGGTGAAACGCGGATCGCTCATCGGGGCCTCGCGGAAGGGGATCGAACGGAAAGCTGCGGCCTGCCGCACACACGTCCCCGCAAATCTGCAACGGACGCGTTACGTCGCTCCGCGGCGCGTCGTAAAGATGGCGAGCGTCAAGCCCCACACCAGGAGGGCGCGCCATCGATTCACGAGGGAGACGTCCGCCGCAGCGGGCGGTCACGGGTTCGCAGCATGATCGACCACGCGCTCTTCGATCCCGCCAAGGCCGACCCGGATGCGGAGCGGCTCAACCGGGAGATCATGGCCGCGCAGGCGAGCGCCCCGGATCCCTGGTCGCTGCCCGTCGCCGAGGTGCGGGCCCGGCGACGACAGGGCAGCGCCGCCTTCCCGGCGATGCCGCAGAGCCCGCGGGCCGAGACGCTGACCATCCCGGGCCCGGGCGGCCCGATCGCCCTCAGGGTGATTCGCCCGGTGCGCAAGCCGCGCGGCGCCTACCTGCACATTCACGGCGGCGGCTGGATCTGGGGCGCGGCCGACGAGCAGGACCCCTGGCTGGAGCGCATCGCCGACCGCTGCGGCTTCGTCTGCATCTCGGTCGAGTACCGGCTCGCGCCCGAGCACCCCTACCCGGCCCCGCTCGACGATTGCGCGGCGGCGGCGCTGTGGCTGCACGGCGAGGGGCGGCGCCTGTTCGGCGTCGAGGCGCTGACCATCGGCGGCGAATCGGTCGGAGCCCACCTCTCGGTGATGACGCTCCTGCGCCTGCGCGACCGCCACCGGCTCCCGAAGGCGTTCCGGGGCGCGAACCTGTTCTCCGGCCTGTTCGACCTCGGCGTCACCGCGAGCGCCCGCAACTGGGGCGAGGAGCGGCTCGTCCTCAATTCCCGCGACGTGCGCCGCTTCGCGGACGGCTTCGTGCCCGAGGGGGTCGCCCGGCGCTCGCCCGAGGTCTCGCCGCTCTACGCCGATCTCAAGGGCCTGCCCCCCGCCCTGTTCTCGGTCGGGACCCGCGACCCGCTCCTCGACGACACGCTGTTCATGTCGATGCGCTGGGCCGCGGCCAATAACGGGGGCTACACGGCGGTCTATACCGGCGGCTGCCACGTCTTCATCCGCTACCCCCTGGCGATGACCGAGCGGGCGCTGGAGCTGATCGAGCGCTTCCTGATGGCGCTGGCCTGAAGCCGGGCGCCGTCAGGCCGTGCGCGCGACGGTGGTGCCGATCGGGGCGGCCTGCGCGGCCTCCGACTCGCGCGCGTAGGTCTTGGCGCGCAGGGCCGATTCGGAGGGGAGCTGGTCGAGCACCGAGCCGGAATTCGGGTCGAGCACCTGGAACACCATCTGCTGGGTCTCGACGTCGCGGCGGTAGCGCACCTCGGAGCGGCCGGCATCGGGCGACGGCTCGGGCGGGGCTTCCGCGAGGGCGCGCTTCGCCTCCGGGCTCAGGTCGAGGGTGACGGCGTCGTCGAGCGGCGCGGATTCGGGCTCGCGCCCGCCGGTCGGGCGGCGCGGCGGAGGGTCCGCCTCGATCGGGGCAGGCGCGCTCGGCGCCGCCAAGGACCGGATCTCGAACATCGAGAGTCCCCAGGTGTTCATGCTGGCATGATCAGACACCCGTCGTCCCTACCCGGACCTTAACGGCGCGCCCCGCTCGCGCGCTGGTGTGAAGGCCTGGTTAACGCCGGCGCATTCTTTTTCACGACATCGCGCCGGCGGTTCGCCCGGCGGGCGCCCTGAGGGCGGGGCCGGTGCGGTGGCGGATCGGACCCATCGCGGCGGGCGCCGCGGGCTCAGGCCGGCGCGACGAATTCCGCGGTCTCGCGGGTCCAGGCGCGGGCCTGATCGCTCAGGGTGAGGCCGAGCCCGGGCCGGGTCGGCACGATCATCCGGCCGCCCTCGAGGGCCAGCCGCTCGTTGAAGAGCGGTTCGAGCCACTCGAAATGCTCCACCCAGGGCTCGCGCTGGAGCGCGGCGGCGAGGTGGATGTGCAACTCCATGGCGAAGTGCGGCGCGACGGTGAGGCCGGCGAATTCCGCCAGCGCCGCCACCTTGAGGAAGGGCGTGATGCCGCCGACCCGCGGCGCGTCCGGCATCAGGTAGTCGGCGCCGTTCTGGCGGATGAAGTCCCAGTGCTCGGCGACGCTCGTCAGCATCTCGCCGGTGGCGATCGGCGTGTCGAGGGCGGCGGCGAGCGCCGCGTGGCCGGCCGCGTCCAGGCAGTCGAGGGGCTCCTCGATCCAGACGAGGTTGAAGGCCTCGAAGATCCGGCCCATGCGCAGGGCGGTCGGCCGATCCCATTGCTGGTTGGCATCGACCATCAGCGGGACCTCGTCGCCGAGGCGCTCCCGCACGGCGGCGACCCGCTTCACGTCGAGGGCCCCGTCCGGCTGCCCAACCTTGAGCTTGATGCCGCCGATCCCGCGGGCGCGGGAGCGCTCGGCATTGACCAGCAGCTCGTCGAGGGGCGTGTGCAGGAAGCCGCCCGACGTGTTGTAGCAGCGCACCGAATCGCGGTGCGCCCCGAGGAGCTTGGCGAGCGAGAGGCCGGCCCGCCTCGCCTTCAGGTCCCAGAGGGCGACGTCGAAGGCGCCGATCGCCTGGACCGCGAGGCCGCCGCGGCCGGCCGAGGCTCCCGCCCAGGCCAGGCGGTCCCAGGCCTTGGCGATGTCGCTCGGATCCTCCCCGAGCAGGGCGGGCGCGATCTCGCGGGCATGGGCGAACTGCCCCGGGCCGCCGGCCCGCTTCACGTAGCTGAAGCCGAGGCCGCCCGACCCGTCCCCGGCCTCGATCTCGCAGACCAGGATGGCGATCTCGGTCATCGGCCTCTGGCGCCCGGTGAGCACCTTGGCGTCGCTGATCGGGCTGGCGAGCGGCAGGGTCACCGCGTGCAGCCTGATCCGGCGGATCGTGTCGGTCCCGTGCGGCATCCTCGTTCCTCCCGGTGATGGCCCGTGCCGGTGATGGCCCGTGCCGGTGATGGGCCCTGGCGGGCGCGGCGCCCCGGGCGGGGCGCCCGCGCGACGTCAGGTCGGGAGCGCCGCGACCTTGGCGGCGGTCCGCACCCGGCCCGGCGCCGTGAGCAGGGCGAGGAGGGCCGAGAGCACCGCGCAGGCGGTGAGGAAGCCGAGCGCCGCCCCGAAGCCGCCGGTCGCGTCCTTGATCCAGCCGACCACGAAGGGGCCGACGAAGCCGCCGAGATTGCCGATCGAGTTGATCATCGCGATGCCGCCCGCGGCGGCGGTGCCGGTCAGGAACTCGCTCGGCATGGTCCAGAAGGCCGGCTTGCAGCCGTAGAGCCCGATCGTCGCCACCGCGATCGCCACCACCGCCATCAGGGTGTTGCCGTAGAGGCCCGCCGCGGCCAGCCCCCCCGCCCCGAGCAGGCAGGCGACGATGTAGTGCCACTTGCGCTCGCGCATCCGGTCCGAGGACCAGCTCCAGACGAGGAGCCCGATCGTGCCGACCACGTAGGGCGCGGCGCTGACGAGGCCGACCTCCAGGTCGGAGCCGCCGAGGCCCTTCACGATCTGCGGCAGGAAGTAGGTGATCCCGTAGGTCGCCGTGACGATGGTGAAGTACATCAGGGCGAGCGAGAGCACGCGCAGGTCCGAGAAGGCGCGGCGCAGGCTCATGTGGCCCTGCTCCTGGCGCAGCAGGTCCTGCCGCTCCCGCTCGATCGCGCCGCACAGCCACGCCTTCTCGTCGGGCGCGAGCCAGTCGGCGACGGCGGGCGAGTCGGTGAGCCAGCGCAGCACCACGAAGGCGAGGAGCACGGCCGGGGCCGCCTCGACCAGGAAGAGCCACTGCCAGCCCGCCAGCCCGAGCGCCCCGTCGAGGCGCAGGAGCACGCCCGAGAGCGCCGCCGTCACGGCGTTCGAGACCGGAACCGCCAGGTAGAGCGAGGCCAGCACGCGGCTGCGATAGGCCTTCGGGAACCAGTAGGTGAAGTAGAGGATCACGCCCGGGAAGAACCCGGCCTCGGCGACGCCGAGGAGGAAGCGCATCACCACGAAGCTGGTCGGCCCGGTCACGAAGGCCATCGCGCCCGCCACGAGGCCCCAGGAGATCATGATGCGGGCGATCCAGCGCCGCGCCCCGGCCTTCTCCAGGAGCAGGTTGCTCGGCACCTCGAAGACGAAGTAGCCGAGGAAGAAGATGCCGGCCCCGAAGCCGAAATCCTTCGCCGAGAGCCCCAGTGCCTGCGACATGCCGCCGGTCGCCGCGAAGCTGACGTTGGTGCGGTCGATGTAGGCGATGAGGTAGATGATGACGATGAGCGGCAGGAGGCGCCACGCCACCTTGCGGATCGTCCTCGCCTCGAGTTCGCGGTCGGCCAGATCCATGGTTTCCTCCCGATTGTCGGTTATCGCGTCGTTGCCGGGGCCGGATCGCCCCGGAGGTCCCGATGGCGTCAGGTGACGGGCGCCGGGTTGAAGAGGGTGAGGTCGTTGTAGAGGCCCCAGCGGTCCGACCAGGGCTTGGTGCGCCCGCTCGCCACGTCGAGGATCAGGCGGAAGAGCTCCCAGCCCATCTCCTCGATCGTCGCCTCGCCGGTGGCGATCCGGCCGGCATCGAGGTCGATCAGGTCCGACCAGCGCTCGGCGAGCTCCGTGCGGGTCGCCACCTTGATCACCGGCGCCTCGGCCAGCCCGTAGGGGGTGCCCCGCCCCGTGGAGAAGACCTGCAGGGTCATGCCGGAGGCGAGCTGCAGCGTGCCGCAGACGAAGTCGCTCGCCGGGGTCGCGGCGAAGATCAGGCCCTTCCGGCGCACCCGCTCGCCCGGCGCGAGCACGCCGCGAATCGCGCTCGTGCCCGACTTCGCCACCGAGCCGAGGGCCTTCTCGACGATGGTGTTGAGCCCGCCCTTCTTGTTGCCGGGCGAGGGATTGGCGCTGCGGTCGGCCTGCCCGCGGGCGAGGTAGGCGTCGTACCACGCCATCTCGCGGATCAGCGCGCGGGCCACCTCCTCGGTCTCGGCCCGCGGGGTGAGGAGGTGGATGGCGTCGCGCACCTCGGTGACTTCCGAGAACATCACGGTCGCCCCGCAGCGCACCAGCAGGTCGGCGCAATAGCCGAGCGCCGGGTTGGCGGTGACGCCCGAGAAGGCGTCGCTGCCGCCGCATTGCAGCCCG
This window harbors:
- a CDS encoding MFS transporter — encoded protein: MDLADRELEARTIRKVAWRLLPLIVIIYLIAYIDRTNVSFAATGGMSQALGLSAKDFGFGAGIFFLGYFVFEVPSNLLLEKAGARRWIARIMISWGLVAGAMAFVTGPTSFVVMRFLLGVAEAGFFPGVILYFTYWFPKAYRSRVLASLYLAVPVSNAVTAALSGVLLRLDGALGLAGWQWLFLVEAAPAVLLAFVVLRWLTDSPAVADWLAPDEKAWLCGAIERERQDLLRQEQGHMSLRRAFSDLRVLSLALMYFTIVTATYGITYFLPQIVKGLGGSDLEVGLVSAAPYVVGTIGLLVWSWSSDRMRERKWHYIVACLLGAGGLAAAGLYGNTLMAVVAIAVATIGLYGCKPAFWTMPSEFLTGTAAAGGIAMINSIGNLGGFVGPFVVGWIKDATGGFGAALGFLTACAVLSALLALLTAPGRVRTAAKVAALPT
- a CDS encoding L-talarate/galactarate dehydratase; this translates as MPHGTDTIRRIRLHAVTLPLASPISDAKVLTGRQRPMTEIAILVCEIEAGDGSGGLGFSYVKRAGGPGQFAHAREIAPALLGEDPSDIAKAWDRLAWAGASAGRGGLAVQAIGAFDVALWDLKARRAGLSLAKLLGAHRDSVRCYNTSGGFLHTPLDELLVNAERSRARGIGGIKLKVGQPDGALDVKRVAAVRERLGDEVPLMVDANQQWDRPTALRMGRIFEAFNLVWIEEPLDCLDAAGHAALAAALDTPIATGEMLTSVAEHWDFIRQNGADYLMPDAPRVGGITPFLKVAALAEFAGLTVAPHFAMELHIHLAAALQREPWVEHFEWLEPLFNERLALEGGRMIVPTRPGLGLTLSDQARAWTRETAEFVAPA